The following are from one region of the Pseudazoarcus pumilus genome:
- the dnaA gene encoding chromosomal replication initiator protein DnaA yields MTHEFWSFCLSRLESELPPQQFSTWIKALRADQEQPSEGPSLRLCAPNRFVLQWVRDRYLGRIGELGEEFHGEPIDLQLVLPANGSAVPPQPRAAQADRPVEATPPEAATPPPKPAPRHDHGEPGYDKTRLNGDFSFDNLVTGRANDLARAAAMQVAENPGTSYNPLFIYGGVGLGKTHLVHAIGNAVFEANPSAVIRYVHAEDYYADVVRAYQQQSFDQFKLYYRSLDLLIIDDIQFFNKKTRTQEEFFHAFNALTEAKKQIIITCDTYPKDIQGLEDRLISRFDWGLTVQIEPPELEMRVAILKKKAEVVRIDLSDDVAFLIAKNLRSNVRELEGALNKVVAFARFHNKPISLELSKEALKDLLNAHNRQLTIEHIQKTVADFYKIKIADMHSRKRTRVIARPRQVAMWLAKELTPMSLPAIGEAFGGRDHTTVIHACRTITALRLSDTQLNHDVHVLNQVLRG; encoded by the coding sequence GTGACGCACGAATTCTGGTCCTTCTGCCTGTCCCGCCTCGAGAGCGAACTGCCGCCGCAGCAGTTCAGCACTTGGATCAAGGCGTTGCGTGCCGACCAGGAGCAGCCGTCCGAGGGCCCCTCGCTGCGCCTGTGCGCGCCCAATCGCTTCGTGCTGCAATGGGTTCGCGACCGCTACCTCGGGCGCATCGGCGAACTGGGCGAGGAATTCCACGGCGAACCGATCGACCTGCAACTGGTGCTGCCCGCCAACGGCTCCGCCGTCCCGCCGCAGCCACGTGCCGCCCAGGCCGATCGCCCGGTCGAAGCCACACCGCCCGAAGCCGCGACGCCGCCCCCCAAACCGGCTCCGCGTCACGACCATGGTGAGCCTGGCTACGACAAGACGCGGCTGAACGGCGACTTCAGCTTCGACAACCTGGTCACCGGCCGCGCCAACGATCTCGCGCGCGCGGCGGCGATGCAGGTCGCGGAAAACCCGGGCACCTCGTACAACCCGCTGTTCATCTACGGCGGCGTCGGCCTGGGCAAGACCCACCTGGTGCATGCCATCGGCAACGCGGTGTTCGAGGCCAACCCGTCGGCGGTGATCCGCTACGTGCACGCCGAGGACTACTACGCCGACGTGGTGCGTGCCTACCAGCAGCAGAGTTTCGACCAGTTCAAGCTCTACTATCGCTCGCTCGACCTGCTGATCATCGACGACATCCAGTTCTTCAACAAGAAGACGCGCACCCAGGAAGAATTCTTCCACGCCTTCAACGCGCTGACCGAGGCCAAGAAGCAGATCATCATCACCTGCGACACCTACCCCAAGGACATCCAGGGGCTGGAGGACCGCCTGATCTCGCGCTTCGACTGGGGTCTGACCGTGCAGATCGAGCCGCCCGAGCTCGAGATGCGCGTGGCCATCCTGAAGAAGAAGGCCGAGGTGGTGCGCATCGACCTGTCCGACGACGTCGCCTTCCTGATCGCCAAGAACCTGCGCTCGAACGTGCGCGAGCTCGAGGGCGCGCTCAACAAGGTCGTCGCATTCGCGCGTTTCCACAACAAACCGATTTCGCTGGAGCTGTCCAAGGAAGCGCTCAAGGATCTGCTCAACGCGCACAACCGACAGCTCACCATCGAGCACATCCAGAAGACCGTGGCCGACTTCTACAAGATCAAGATCGCCGACATGCATTCGCGCAAGCGCACGCGCGTGATCGCCCGTCCGCGCCAGGTCGCGATGTGGCTGGCCAAGGAACTCACGCCGATGTCGCTGCCGGCCATCGGCGAGGCCTTCGGCGGGCGCGACCACACCACGGTGATCCACGCCTGCCGCACGATCACGGCCCTGCGCCTGTCGGACACGCAGCTCAACCACGACGTACACGTGCTCAACCAGGTGCTAAGGGGATGA
- the dnaN gene encoding DNA polymerase III subunit beta, which yields MHLLTTTRDALLAPLQSVANIVEKRHTLPILSNVLIEKRGEQLTMLATDIEIQIRTTTAGDLGGEDASLTVSARKLQDILRALPDGADVNLTLDDKRLTVKTGKSRFALQTLPAADYPRMNPPEESSVRFSVSQRAFKRQLAQVGYAMAQQDIRYYLNGLLIIVDGSELRMVATDGHRLAFASSTLESTHERADVILPRKTVTELTRQLADSDDLLEVVLAGNQAVFRFGPTELVSKLIDGKFPDYERVIPQNHPKQVNFDRSELLAALQRVAILTNEKFRGVRLVIDDGVLRISSSNSEQEEAVEELEIDFSGEGADIGFNVSYLLDVLGNVSSDTIEWHFNDGNSSALLTLPGNDSFKYVVMPMRI from the coding sequence ATGCACTTGCTCACCACCACGCGCGACGCACTGCTCGCTCCGCTGCAGTCGGTCGCCAACATCGTCGAGAAGCGCCACACCCTGCCGATCCTGTCCAACGTGCTGATCGAAAAGCGCGGCGAACAGCTCACCATGCTCGCCACCGACATCGAGATCCAGATCCGCACCACCACCGCCGGCGATCTGGGCGGCGAGGACGCCAGCCTCACCGTGTCGGCGCGCAAGCTGCAGGACATCCTGCGCGCGTTGCCCGATGGTGCCGACGTCAACCTCACGCTCGACGACAAGCGCCTGACGGTGAAGACCGGCAAGAGCCGCTTCGCGCTGCAGACGCTGCCAGCGGCCGACTACCCGCGCATGAATCCGCCCGAGGAGAGCAGCGTGCGCTTCTCGGTCTCGCAGCGCGCCTTCAAGCGCCAGCTCGCGCAGGTCGGCTACGCGATGGCGCAGCAGGACATCCGCTATTACCTCAACGGCCTGCTCATCATCGTCGACGGCAGCGAGCTGCGCATGGTCGCCACCGACGGCCACCGCCTGGCCTTCGCGTCGAGCACGCTGGAATCCACGCACGAGCGCGCCGACGTGATCCTGCCGCGCAAGACCGTCACCGAACTCACGCGCCAGCTCGCCGACAGCGACGACCTGCTCGAAGTCGTGCTCGCCGGCAACCAGGCGGTATTCCGCTTCGGGCCCACCGAGCTCGTCTCCAAACTGATCGACGGCAAGTTTCCCGACTACGAGCGCGTGATCCCGCAGAACCACCCCAAGCAGGTCAATTTCGACCGCTCCGAACTGCTCGCCGCGCTGCAGCGCGTGGCCATCCTGACCAACGAGAAATTCCGCGGCGTGCGTCTGGTGATCGACGACGGCGTGCTGCGCATCAGCAGTTCCAACTCCGAACAGGAAGAAGCCGTCGAGGAACTCGAAATCGATTTCTCGGGCGAGGGCGCCGACATCGGCTTCAACGTCAGCTACCTGCTCGACGTGCTCGGCAACGTATCCAGCGACACCATCGAATGGCACTTCAACGACGGCAACTCGTCGGCCCTGCTGACCCTGCCGGGCAACGACAGCTTCAAATACGTAGTCATGCCCATGCGCATCTAA